A region of Thermovibrio ammonificans HB-1 DNA encodes the following proteins:
- a CDS encoding mechanosensitive ion channel, which yields MGLSLNALLPYVVVAVKAVVIFVVGWIFAAVAKSITYKICNSIETIKKHEGLPKSTSSLVYYFILLITVVAVLEVLGLKYVTQPFLDLLNKVAAYIPNIIGAVVILFVGVFFAKVAKEFVNSLLETFQIEELGKKYGIEDLGGAVGNLVYLFILLFVVIAALNALQIQAITAPAVAMLSAILEAIPRIVAAVLVFGIIFYVGRIVADVAAKVVDELNIDEIAKDIGISSDKLKFDDLVRYLILTFAVLLGLSQAFHYLEAEALYEITYRFTVIAFRIVVASVILFVGAYIGSLIEKRVESETIGKFAKVAFIVAAFFIALPYVGVSPIVIEIVVFSLCFGVGLAFALAFGLGGKDVAAKILEDLMKKREDNQGK from the coding sequence ATGGGTCTCTCGCTAAACGCCCTTCTGCCCTATGTGGTAGTGGCGGTAAAGGCGGTGGTCATTTTCGTTGTAGGCTGGATTTTTGCCGCCGTTGCAAAGAGCATCACCTACAAAATCTGCAACAGCATCGAGACCATCAAAAAGCACGAGGGGCTGCCCAAGAGCACGTCGAGCCTGGTTTACTACTTCATTCTGCTGATTACCGTTGTTGCCGTCCTTGAGGTGCTCGGGCTCAAGTACGTTACCCAGCCCTTCCTAGACCTACTCAACAAGGTTGCCGCTTACATTCCCAACATCATCGGTGCTGTGGTTATCCTCTTTGTGGGTGTTTTCTTCGCCAAGGTGGCCAAGGAGTTTGTCAACTCCCTCCTTGAGACCTTCCAGATTGAGGAGCTGGGCAAGAAGTACGGCATAGAGGACCTTGGCGGTGCAGTAGGTAACCTGGTTTACCTCTTTATCCTTCTTTTTGTTGTGATTGCCGCCCTGAACGCCCTTCAGATTCAGGCGATTACCGCTCCTGCCGTTGCAATGCTCAGCGCGATTCTTGAGGCGATTCCGAGAATCGTTGCCGCAGTTTTGGTCTTCGGCATCATCTTCTACGTGGGTAGAATCGTTGCCGACGTTGCCGCCAAAGTTGTAGACGAGCTCAACATCGACGAGATTGCCAAGGACATCGGCATCAGCTCCGACAAGCTCAAGTTCGACGACCTCGTAAGGTACCTCATCCTCACCTTTGCAGTCCTCCTGGGCCTCTCTCAGGCTTTCCACTACCTGGAGGCGGAAGCTCTCTACGAGATTACCTACCGCTTCACGGTAATAGCCTTCAGAATTGTTGTTGCTTCCGTGATTCTCTTTGTAGGAGCTTACATAGGCTCCCTTATAGAGAAGAGGGTTGAGAGTGAGACCATAGGGAAGTTTGCAAAGGTGGCCTTCATCGTTGCCGCCTTCTTCATCGCCCTTCCCTACGTTGGCGTCTCCCCGATTGTTATCGAGATTGTTGTCTTCTCCCTCTGCTTCGGCGTTGGTCTCGCCTTTGCCCTTGCCTTCGGCCTGGGCGGTAAAGACGTTGCCGCTAAAATCCTTGAAGACCTCATGAAGAAGAGGGAAGACAACCAGGGTAAGTAA
- a CDS encoding RusA family crossover junction endodeoxyribonuclease codes for MKFKFFIVGKIPSKANYKKISHRRVNGEIKPFIVNNPDVIKAQQDAVWQLHKQKVAYGLDKFPIERPVKISVTFYLTGRVKQRDIDNAEKFVGDVLEKAEVLKRDSLIYLKERVEKRLGIKSFKEVIELELEELPDSARLEMEKGEPNFPPEFFSFLKLINERFPDES; via the coding sequence GTGAAGTTCAAGTTCTTTATAGTGGGGAAAATTCCCAGTAAAGCCAACTACAAAAAGATATCCCACCGGCGGGTCAACGGAGAGATAAAGCCCTTTATCGTTAACAACCCCGACGTTATAAAAGCCCAGCAGGACGCCGTTTGGCAGCTCCACAAGCAGAAAGTCGCCTACGGGCTCGATAAGTTCCCCATAGAGCGCCCCGTTAAGATATCGGTCACCTTCTACCTTACCGGAAGGGTTAAGCAGCGGGACATAGACAACGCCGAGAAGTTCGTTGGAGATGTTCTCGAGAAGGCGGAGGTTCTAAAGAGGGACTCTCTGATTTACCTGAAGGAGAGAGTTGAAAAGAGGTTGGGTATTAAGAGCTTTAAAGAGGTTATAGAGCTCGAGCTTGAGGAGCTTCCCGACTCTGCCAGACTTGAAATGGAAAAGGGTGAGCCCAACTTTCCCCCTGAGTTCTTTTCTTTTCTGAAGCTCATTAACGAGAGGTTCCCCGATGAAAGTTGA
- the rd gene encoding rubredoxin, which yields MEVRHKLWRCTVCGYIYNVDEGDPENNIPPGTPFEALPVDWVCPVCGATKDKFEPVDE from the coding sequence GTGGAAGTAAGACACAAGCTCTGGCGCTGCACCGTTTGCGGCTACATCTACAACGTAGATGAGGGAGACCCCGAGAACAACATCCCTCCGGGAACGCCCTTTGAGGCACTGCCCGTAGATTGGGTGTGCCCGGTGTGCGGAGCCACAAAGGATAAGTTCGAACCAGTAGACGAATGA
- a CDS encoding NAD(P)/FAD-dependent oxidoreductase, whose translation MKVEVEVKVPVDSTLEAQLEKLGLTGDYTVLRRSIDSRKKPTFVYRLLFDLPEERAKELISSGVAREHKPVPDFTVPKVPKKKRVLVVGAGPAGLFAALTLARAGLEVVVVERGKPVEERVKDVSRFWKYRRLNENSNVQFGEGGAGTFSDGKLTTRLKDPKKHFVYKVLVECGAPEEILYSSKPHLGTDKLREVIPNLRRKLSSMGVEFRFSTLLGGLELDSGRVVEATFTELSSGRSYSEEFDFYFLAVGNGARDTFSLLKEAGVALEAKPFAVGLRVIHRQKTINRLQYGRRWFKNPKLPPADYAFTFRSSSGRGVYTFCMCPGGYVICASSEKNTVVCNGMSNFARDSGYANSAVVVQLFPADFDNDPFKAIEFQRALERAAFVMGGGNYAMPAQRVWDFLEGCSSSELIEGGYIPEIKGARLDRLLPPEISVPLKEAFSYWRERYSFFVPSNATLVGVETRTSSPVRIVRDELFRSVSAGNLYPIGEGAGYAGGITSSAVDGINAAVALVESLL comes from the coding sequence ATGAAAGTTGAAGTAGAGGTTAAAGTTCCCGTTGACTCTACCTTAGAGGCCCAACTTGAAAAGCTCGGTTTAACCGGCGACTACACCGTTCTCAGGCGCTCCATAGACTCCCGGAAGAAGCCCACCTTCGTTTACAGGCTGCTGTTTGACCTGCCCGAGGAGAGGGCAAAGGAGCTAATCTCCTCGGGGGTTGCCAGGGAGCACAAGCCCGTTCCCGACTTTACCGTGCCCAAGGTCCCAAAGAAAAAGAGGGTTCTGGTTGTGGGTGCTGGACCGGCGGGGCTGTTTGCCGCCCTTACCCTTGCCCGGGCCGGCCTTGAGGTTGTGGTTGTAGAGCGCGGAAAGCCCGTAGAGGAACGGGTTAAAGACGTTTCCCGCTTCTGGAAGTATAGGAGGCTGAACGAAAACTCAAACGTTCAGTTCGGCGAGGGAGGAGCAGGAACCTTCTCCGACGGGAAGCTGACAACCCGGCTGAAGGACCCGAAGAAGCACTTCGTTTATAAGGTTTTGGTAGAGTGTGGAGCCCCCGAGGAGATACTCTACTCCAGCAAACCCCACCTTGGAACCGACAAGCTGCGGGAGGTTATTCCGAACCTGAGGCGGAAGCTCTCCTCTATGGGGGTTGAGTTCAGGTTCTCCACTCTGCTCGGCGGCCTTGAGCTTGACTCCGGCCGGGTTGTAGAGGCCACCTTTACGGAGCTTTCCTCCGGCAGGAGTTACAGCGAAGAGTTCGACTTTTACTTTCTGGCAGTGGGAAACGGTGCAAGGGACACCTTCTCCCTGCTGAAAGAGGCCGGCGTGGCCCTGGAGGCAAAGCCTTTTGCCGTAGGGTTGAGGGTTATCCACAGGCAGAAAACCATTAACCGCCTTCAGTACGGCCGCAGGTGGTTTAAGAATCCGAAACTGCCCCCGGCAGATTACGCCTTTACCTTCCGCTCAAGCAGCGGCCGGGGAGTTTACACATTCTGTATGTGTCCCGGCGGCTACGTTATCTGCGCCTCGTCGGAGAAGAACACCGTTGTGTGCAACGGCATGAGCAACTTCGCCAGGGACAGCGGCTACGCAAACAGCGCCGTAGTTGTTCAGCTCTTTCCCGCAGACTTCGACAACGACCCCTTTAAGGCCATAGAGTTTCAGAGGGCCCTTGAACGGGCGGCTTTTGTTATGGGAGGCGGCAACTACGCCATGCCGGCCCAGAGGGTGTGGGACTTTCTGGAAGGGTGTAGCTCCTCGGAGCTCATAGAGGGCGGCTACATCCCCGAGATAAAGGGCGCCAGACTCGACAGGCTCCTGCCGCCGGAGATATCGGTTCCCCTTAAGGAGGCCTTTAGCTACTGGAGGGAGCGTTACTCTTTCTTCGTTCCCAGCAACGCAACCCTTGTAGGGGTTGAAACGAGAACCTCGTCTCCGGTGAGAATCGTAAGGGACGAGCTTTTCAGAAGCGTGAGTGCCGGGAACCTCTACCCTATAGGGGAAGGGGCCGGCTACGCCGGAGGTATAACGAGCTCGGCTGTAGACGGTATAAACGCGGCCGTTGCCCTTGTTGAGTCACTCCTTTAG
- a CDS encoding glycosyltransferase family 9 protein, producing MKRALVIRLSSLGDVVLASSVIEPLKRAGYRVEFLTFRPFGELFRNHPGVSRVLETSREELRGLSNLKSFAEGLKGYDAVFDLQDNLRTKLMRPFIPAKVFVYPKRALLRRLMVVFKPFKAKWLYVPELYGEALKRAGIGAESLRPKLYPGKEELNKVKKLLPAGNAVAVAPGAKWEGKRYPVEKFKEVVKLLKSKGFTVLVVGGREEFELGEALKEEGAENLCGKLSLSESLALLSLVKGVISNDSAVVHMARAVKTPVVAVFGPTHPAFGFAPYPDEGVAVTLNLPCSPCSLHGKTSCTHRRCFNIEPERVVGELLRLVESGSRKEEGVEVKTATG from the coding sequence ATGAAAAGGGCCCTGGTAATAAGGCTCTCCTCCCTGGGAGACGTTGTTCTGGCAAGCTCCGTTATAGAGCCCCTGAAACGGGCCGGCTACAGGGTGGAGTTTTTAACCTTCAGGCCCTTTGGCGAGCTCTTCAGAAACCACCCGGGAGTTTCCAGGGTGTTAGAGACCTCCAGGGAGGAGCTTCGGGGCCTCTCAAACCTCAAAAGCTTCGCAGAGGGCCTAAAAGGCTACGACGCCGTTTTCGACCTCCAGGACAACCTCCGAACCAAACTCATGCGCCCGTTTATACCGGCAAAGGTGTTTGTATATCCCAAGAGGGCCCTGCTCAGGCGGCTCATGGTTGTTTTTAAGCCGTTTAAGGCAAAGTGGCTCTACGTGCCGGAGCTCTACGGAGAGGCCCTGAAAAGGGCCGGCATAGGGGCCGAGAGTCTCAGGCCGAAGCTCTACCCGGGAAAAGAGGAGCTGAACAAAGTTAAGAAGCTCCTCCCGGCGGGGAACGCAGTTGCAGTTGCACCGGGGGCAAAGTGGGAGGGGAAACGCTACCCGGTAGAGAAGTTTAAGGAGGTTGTGAAGCTCCTTAAAAGCAAAGGGTTTACGGTTTTAGTGGTTGGAGGAAGAGAGGAGTTTGAGCTGGGCGAAGCCCTAAAAGAGGAAGGGGCGGAGAACCTGTGTGGGAAGCTCTCACTCAGCGAAAGCCTTGCCCTACTAAGCCTTGTAAAAGGAGTGATATCCAACGACTCGGCCGTAGTTCACATGGCAAGGGCCGTAAAAACGCCGGTAGTTGCAGTTTTCGGCCCCACACACCCGGCATTCGGGTTTGCCCCCTACCCCGACGAAGGGGTGGCCGTAACCTTAAACCTTCCCTGCTCCCCCTGCTCCCTACACGGTAAAACGAGCTGTACCCACAGACGATGCTTTAACATCGAACCCGAAAGGGTAGTAGGTGAGCTCCTGAGGCTGGTAGAATCTGGCAGCAGAAAGGAGGAAGGGGTTGAAGTTAAAACGGCTACTGGCTGA
- a CDS encoding DUF475 domain-containing protein → MKLKRLLAEFLVIFAVSWVIEFAYMGIKGVFEGTTLSLLEISLSFDNAVMNAVILAGMSQLWRRRFLTWGMVIAVFGMRFLFPVLIVAVTAGLPVTKVVELAFKEPEKYAHHLEHAEPLILAFGGAFLLMVFINWLFDAGKELFWIRKLEEMASKAAKMGEVKLIIALSVIFTVGYLKREPNIILALILGILLFEVVHFIKGAIEYFKEHGGAVDAGLGSFIYLELLDASCSLDGTVGAFAISKNLIIITVGLSVGAFILRTLTLYFVESGKLKELPYLEHGAHWGIGGLGIMMLLELFIHIPEPVISSVALLFILSSLYSSVKRTEPMLKE, encoded by the coding sequence TTGAAGTTAAAACGGCTACTGGCTGAGTTTCTGGTTATCTTCGCCGTCAGCTGGGTGATTGAGTTCGCCTACATGGGAATTAAAGGGGTCTTTGAGGGAACCACACTCTCGCTCCTTGAAATCTCCCTATCCTTCGACAACGCGGTAATGAACGCCGTAATACTGGCGGGAATGTCCCAGCTGTGGAGGCGGCGCTTCCTCACCTGGGGCATGGTAATCGCCGTTTTCGGAATGAGGTTCCTGTTTCCCGTTCTGATAGTGGCGGTTACGGCAGGTCTGCCGGTAACGAAAGTCGTAGAGCTGGCCTTTAAAGAGCCGGAGAAGTACGCCCACCACCTTGAACACGCCGAACCCCTCATCCTCGCCTTCGGCGGAGCGTTCCTGCTGATGGTGTTCATAAACTGGCTCTTCGACGCAGGCAAAGAGCTCTTCTGGATAAGGAAGCTGGAGGAGATGGCCTCTAAGGCTGCCAAAATGGGAGAGGTTAAGCTGATAATAGCCCTCTCCGTAATATTCACAGTAGGCTACCTGAAGAGGGAGCCGAACATCATACTGGCACTGATACTCGGGATACTGCTCTTTGAGGTGGTTCACTTTATAAAGGGGGCCATAGAGTACTTTAAGGAGCACGGGGGCGCCGTAGATGCAGGGCTGGGAAGCTTCATCTACCTGGAACTCCTCGACGCCTCCTGCTCACTGGACGGAACGGTAGGGGCGTTTGCAATAAGTAAAAACCTGATAATCATCACCGTGGGCCTTTCCGTAGGAGCCTTCATACTGAGAACCCTAACCCTCTACTTTGTAGAGAGCGGGAAGCTAAAAGAGCTTCCCTACCTTGAGCACGGCGCCCACTGGGGAATAGGGGGATTGGGCATAATGATGCTCCTTGAGCTCTTCATCCACATCCCAGAGCCGGTTATCAGCTCGGTTGCGCTCCTTTTCATACTCTCGTCCCTCTACTCTTCTGTAAAGCGGACCGAGCCGATGCTAAAGGAGTGA
- a CDS encoding potassium channel family protein, which translates to MTGEAAYRDTVKKFTKILTSLILLVVISTVGIKLIEGWDWLDCLWHTIITISTVGYGEVKPLSPLGKIFTMTVIVVAFATFAYGASTVAAMVFEGELKKVFTVKRMEKMVTKLKNHTIVCGLGRTGQAAIKELYREKIPFVVVEKDEARIEEAREKYPNLIYIQGDATQDETLIRAGVKSAANLIVATANDADNLFITLSAKNLNPRIRIVTRANREENVIKLKRAKTL; encoded by the coding sequence ATGACCGGGGAAGCCGCCTACAGGGATACGGTAAAGAAGTTTACAAAGATTTTAACAAGTCTGATTCTGCTGGTTGTAATCTCCACCGTCGGGATAAAGCTCATAGAGGGGTGGGACTGGCTCGACTGTCTCTGGCACACGATAATCACCATCTCTACGGTAGGCTACGGCGAGGTGAAGCCCCTCTCACCCTTGGGCAAGATATTCACAATGACCGTTATTGTGGTTGCCTTTGCAACGTTTGCCTACGGGGCTTCAACCGTTGCCGCAATGGTGTTTGAAGGGGAGCTTAAAAAGGTATTCACCGTAAAGAGGATGGAGAAGATGGTTACGAAGCTAAAGAACCACACGATTGTGTGCGGACTGGGAAGAACCGGACAGGCCGCAATAAAGGAGCTCTACCGGGAGAAGATTCCCTTCGTAGTTGTAGAGAAAGACGAGGCGAGAATCGAAGAGGCCCGGGAGAAGTACCCCAACCTCATCTACATCCAGGGGGACGCAACCCAAGACGAGACCTTAATCCGGGCGGGTGTAAAGTCGGCGGCAAACTTAATAGTTGCAACGGCAAACGACGCAGACAACCTGTTCATAACCCTGTCGGCAAAGAACCTGAACCCGAGGATACGGATAGTTACCCGGGCAAACAGGGAGGAAAACGTTATAAAACTCAAACGGGCAAAAACGTTATAA
- a CDS encoding metallophosphoesterase — MKVAVVSDSHDNLKAVEQFIEEVNNSEVELVIHCGDFVSPFTVKLMLQKLKCDFTAVFGNNDGEVAGLLKVSGGLIEKPPVLKELNGLKVAVMHEPLFVEALAKSGEFDALLYGHTHQLRVEEINGCKVINPGELCGYLTGKKTFVILDTRDLSVEVRELK, encoded by the coding sequence TTGAAGGTTGCGGTTGTGTCAGACAGCCACGACAACCTTAAAGCGGTGGAGCAGTTCATAGAGGAGGTGAACAACTCGGAAGTTGAGCTTGTTATCCACTGCGGCGACTTTGTTTCGCCCTTTACGGTTAAGCTGATGCTCCAGAAGCTCAAGTGTGACTTCACGGCCGTTTTCGGCAACAACGACGGGGAAGTGGCAGGGCTGTTAAAGGTTTCCGGAGGGCTCATAGAGAAGCCGCCGGTTCTGAAGGAGTTAAACGGCCTAAAGGTTGCCGTTATGCACGAGCCCCTGTTCGTTGAGGCGCTGGCAAAGTCCGGGGAGTTCGACGCCCTTTTATACGGCCACACCCACCAGCTCCGGGTAGAGGAGATAAACGGGTGTAAGGTTATAAACCCCGGAGAGCTGTGCGGCTACCTAACGGGGAAGAAGACCTTTGTTATACTTGATACCCGCGACCTTTCCGTTGAGGTGAGAGAGCTCAAATGA
- the topA gene encoding type I DNA topoisomerase: protein MGKKLIIVESPAKAKTIQKYLGKDFIVKASMGHVIDLPEKEFGVDIEKGFKPKYTTIKGKEKVLKEIKEAAKKSDEVYLATDPDREGEAISWHIANALKRVKKDNIYRIRFHEITKRAIQEAVKNPDTIDEKKVNAQQARRILDRIVGYTISPLLSRRFKRALSAGRVQSVALRLICDREEEIRKFVPKEYWTVEAKFAKGSEELPAKLWKVDGKRLEKFDIPNEKAAKELVERAKGAAFSVAKVERKERRRKPPAPFITSTLQQEASRRFGFPAKVTMQIAQELYEGIDLGSERVGLITYMRTDSTRVSDEAVKEVREFIKEHFGQNYLPKTKRSYETKKPKSAQDAHEAIRPTSVFRTPESVKPYLTPEQFKLYDLIWRRFVASQMKDAVFNTVSVDVEGGGLTFRSTGSTLKEEGFLKVYPVEVEEKLLPELNKGEALELKEVKGVQHFTEPPPRYTEGTLVKALEEEGVGRPSTYATIISNIIQRGYVAKEKQKLKPTELGEFINSLLKKLFPKIVDVKFTANVEEELDKIEEGQKEWKELLKEFYFGEFKELLDRAEKELKQIKGEEIGRECPRCGAPLVKIHGRYGAFIACSAYPECTYKESIKEEPQKLDRKCPECGGELVIKNGKFGRFIACSNYPECKHTEPLTFGKCPKCGEGEVVERRSKKGKRFYGCSRYPDCDFVSSKPPKGGES from the coding sequence GTGGGAAAGAAGCTCATAATCGTTGAGTCTCCGGCAAAGGCTAAAACGATACAGAAGTACCTGGGCAAGGACTTCATAGTAAAGGCTTCCATGGGCCACGTTATAGACCTGCCGGAAAAGGAGTTCGGCGTAGACATAGAAAAGGGGTTTAAACCCAAGTACACAACGATAAAGGGAAAGGAGAAGGTTCTAAAGGAGATTAAAGAGGCGGCAAAAAAGAGCGACGAGGTTTACCTTGCAACAGACCCGGACCGGGAAGGGGAGGCGATAAGCTGGCACATTGCAAACGCCCTGAAAAGGGTTAAGAAGGACAACATATACCGCATAAGGTTCCACGAAATTACAAAGAGGGCGATTCAGGAGGCGGTAAAAAACCCCGACACTATAGACGAGAAGAAGGTAAACGCCCAACAGGCCAGGAGAATCCTCGACAGAATCGTAGGCTACACGATATCTCCGCTCCTTTCCAGAAGGTTCAAACGGGCCCTCTCCGCCGGCAGAGTTCAGTCGGTAGCGCTCAGGCTCATATGCGACAGGGAAGAGGAGATAAGGAAGTTCGTCCCCAAGGAGTACTGGACGGTAGAGGCCAAGTTCGCCAAGGGGAGCGAGGAGCTTCCCGCCAAGCTGTGGAAGGTAGACGGGAAACGGCTGGAGAAGTTCGACATTCCAAACGAAAAGGCGGCCAAAGAGCTTGTAGAGAGAGCAAAGGGGGCCGCTTTCTCGGTTGCCAAGGTTGAGAGGAAGGAGAGGAGGAGGAAGCCGCCGGCTCCCTTCATAACCTCTACCCTTCAGCAGGAGGCCTCAAGGCGGTTCGGTTTCCCGGCCAAGGTAACGATGCAGATAGCCCAGGAGCTCTACGAAGGTATCGACTTGGGAAGCGAAAGGGTGGGCCTCATAACCTACATGAGGACCGACTCTACAAGGGTATCCGACGAGGCCGTAAAGGAGGTAAGGGAGTTCATAAAGGAGCACTTCGGCCAGAACTACCTGCCGAAAACGAAGCGCAGCTACGAAACGAAAAAGCCCAAGTCTGCCCAAGACGCCCACGAGGCCATAAGGCCCACCTCCGTTTTCAGAACGCCGGAATCTGTAAAACCCTACCTAACGCCGGAACAGTTCAAGCTGTACGACCTAATATGGCGCAGGTTCGTTGCATCCCAGATGAAAGACGCGGTGTTCAACACCGTTTCGGTAGACGTTGAAGGGGGAGGGCTCACCTTCAGGTCTACGGGCTCTACCTTGAAGGAGGAAGGGTTCCTGAAGGTCTACCCGGTAGAGGTTGAGGAGAAGCTCCTTCCCGAGCTGAACAAGGGTGAAGCCTTGGAGCTGAAAGAGGTTAAAGGGGTTCAACACTTTACAGAGCCACCCCCCAGGTACACCGAAGGAACCCTGGTAAAGGCCCTTGAAGAGGAAGGGGTGGGTAGGCCCTCCACCTACGCCACCATAATCTCCAACATCATCCAGAGGGGATACGTTGCAAAGGAGAAGCAGAAGCTAAAACCTACAGAGCTGGGAGAGTTCATCAACTCGCTGCTGAAGAAGCTCTTCCCCAAGATAGTAGACGTTAAGTTCACCGCAAACGTAGAAGAGGAGCTCGACAAAATAGAGGAGGGGCAGAAGGAGTGGAAGGAGCTTTTAAAAGAGTTCTACTTCGGGGAGTTTAAGGAGCTCCTTGACAGGGCCGAGAAGGAGCTGAAGCAGATAAAGGGCGAGGAAATCGGAAGAGAGTGCCCCCGCTGCGGCGCTCCCCTGGTGAAGATACACGGCAGGTACGGGGCGTTTATAGCCTGCTCGGCCTACCCGGAGTGCACCTACAAGGAGAGCATAAAGGAGGAGCCTCAAAAACTCGACAGGAAGTGTCCCGAGTGCGGAGGCGAGCTGGTAATCAAAAACGGCAAGTTCGGAAGGTTTATAGCCTGCTCCAACTACCCGGAGTGTAAGCACACCGAGCCGTTAACTTTCGGCAAGTGCCCCAAGTGCGGAGAGGGAGAGGTTGTGGAAAGGAGGAGCAAGAAGGGGAAGCGGTTCTACGGCTGCAGCCGCTACCCCGATTGCGACTTTGTCTCCTCTAAACCGCCCAAGGGAGGTGAAAGTTGA
- a CDS encoding DUF503 domain-containing protein, with the protein MASVIGYLELELYIPQAHSLKEKRGVVKGTVERIKKKFNASVSEVDAQDSWQRAVIGVAVVGTSSKVVDATLESIVRFIDELYPGLLTTYHKELL; encoded by the coding sequence GTGGCTTCGGTTATCGGTTACCTCGAGCTTGAGCTCTACATACCGCAGGCCCACTCCCTTAAAGAGAAGAGGGGGGTGGTTAAAGGGACGGTTGAGAGAATAAAGAAGAAGTTCAACGCCTCCGTTAGCGAGGTAGACGCCCAGGACAGCTGGCAGAGGGCCGTGATAGGGGTTGCCGTGGTCGGGACCAGCTCTAAAGTTGTAGACGCCACTTTAGAGTCCATAGTCCGCTTTATAGACGAGCTCTACCCCGGCCTCTTAACAACTTACCATAAGGAGCTCCTCTGA
- a CDS encoding cation:proton antiporter regulatory subunit, translated as MASLAIRPSVVSFLDIVTHHGEVDLRLEEVEVPKGSPFHGKLLRDLDIPRKTGVIVIGIRREDGSFILNPTSTTMVLEGDTLIIIGTKEQAEKLKKLVTSKEAA; from the coding sequence ATGGCCTCGCTGGCCATAAGGCCCAGCGTTGTGAGCTTCTTAGACATAGTGACCCACCACGGCGAGGTGGACCTGAGGCTGGAGGAGGTGGAGGTTCCGAAAGGTTCACCCTTCCACGGGAAGCTCCTCAGAGACCTCGACATACCCAGGAAAACCGGCGTGATAGTTATCGGAATCCGCAGGGAAGACGGCTCGTTCATCTTAAACCCCACCTCAACAACCATGGTCCTTGAAGGGGATACCCTCATCATAATAGGGACCAAGGAGCAGGCGGAGAAGCTCAAAAAGCTCGTAACCTCTAAGGAGGCCGCCTGA
- a CDS encoding carbonic anhydrase has protein sequence MTPAKVIEKLLVKECAPSKRSNNYDSCIVCATPVVWRVASLFPESFIVANAAAQIFPNLASVYYAVRELKVSLVAIVGSSGLELEPFIKLNLQAAEFEFKLLKKSYEENAEILLSLYGENRKQFNAALMEVNIDSQIEKLLSTPEIGVLVEKGELAVCGLILDEELIYGDSVGFYLINFNGIKDPDEIRTSDALSEIPESVRKQKVRRILVQF, from the coding sequence ATGACCCCGGCAAAAGTCATAGAGAAGCTGCTCGTTAAGGAGTGTGCTCCCTCTAAAAGGAGCAACAACTACGATTCCTGTATAGTTTGCGCAACGCCGGTTGTCTGGAGGGTTGCCTCCCTCTTCCCCGAGAGCTTCATAGTGGCAAACGCAGCGGCCCAGATTTTCCCGAACCTCGCCTCCGTTTACTACGCCGTCAGAGAGCTCAAAGTTTCACTGGTTGCAATAGTGGGGAGCAGCGGCCTGGAGCTTGAGCCTTTTATCAAGCTCAACCTCCAGGCCGCCGAGTTTGAGTTTAAGCTGCTGAAAAAAAGCTACGAAGAGAACGCAGAGATTCTGCTCTCGCTCTACGGCGAAAACAGGAAACAGTTTAACGCGGCCCTAATGGAGGTGAACATAGACAGCCAGATAGAGAAGCTCCTCTCTACGCCGGAAATCGGCGTTCTGGTGGAGAAGGGGGAGCTTGCCGTCTGCGGCCTTATTTTAGACGAGGAGCTAATATACGGCGACTCTGTAGGCTTCTACCTGATAAACTTTAATGGGATTAAAGACCCGGACGAGATACGGACAAGCGACGCCCTGAGCGAGATTCCCGAATCGGTAAGGAAGCAAAAAGTAAGGAGGATTCTCGTCCAGTTCTAA
- a CDS encoding helix-turn-helix domain-containing protein, with product MVRVSVSLYNNLLEEAFEGFLKTLKEIKVVPTPDEGEIFLFDKSGIINFDLRALSERGVKHLLVDTGIGEEELLFLVINFPISGVISPDTTKELLLKCFNAVLRGEKWFKRELLNLISGSKGSLKIDSLSDRELKVLSLLVEGKTNKEIARELGISEQTVKYYINQLLKKANCSNRVNLVSLFSRIIHYVNCR from the coding sequence ATGGTAAGGGTAAGCGTTTCGCTTTACAACAACCTCCTTGAAGAGGCGTTTGAGGGTTTCTTAAAAACTTTAAAAGAAATTAAGGTTGTTCCTACTCCGGACGAGGGGGAGATATTCCTCTTTGATAAATCGGGAATCATAAATTTCGACCTCCGCGCTCTCTCGGAAAGGGGGGTAAAACACCTGCTTGTAGACACCGGAATCGGTGAGGAGGAGCTTCTGTTCCTCGTTATCAACTTCCCGATTTCGGGCGTCATCTCCCCGGATACAACAAAGGAACTGCTCCTCAAGTGTTTTAACGCAGTTTTAAGGGGAGAGAAGTGGTTTAAGAGGGAGCTTCTCAACCTCATCTCCGGCAGCAAGGGCTCGCTGAAGATAGACTCACTCTCCGATAGGGAGCTGAAGGTCCTCTCCCTCCTCGTTGAGGGTAAAACAAACAAGGAGATAGCCCGGGAGCTGGGGATATCGGAGCAGACCGTTAAGTACTACATAAACCAGCTTCTCAAAAAGGCAAACTGCTCAAACAGGGTGAACCTTGTAAGCCTTTTCAGCAGGATTATCCACTACGTGAACTGCCGGTGA